One window of the Streptomyces sp. WZ-12 genome contains the following:
- a CDS encoding IS110 family transposase produces MAQIWAGTDIGKTHHHCVVLDAEGRRLLSRRVLNDEPELLALLADVLAISEDVVWAVDVADGMATLLINVLLNHGQQLVYIPGLAVSRASAGYRGVGKTDAKDATVIADQARMRRDLTVLRPDDERAVELRILTDRRADLNADRTRRINRLRGQLTSIFPALERAMDLGNVGPLILLTGYRTPAALRRTGRSRLETWLRNRKVRSAEVLAEAALEAAGRQHTAVPGEKITAQVVHTLAKEVMGLNEQIAEIDKLIAARFRDHELAEVIESMPGIGPLMGAEFLAATAGDMSRFGSSDRLASFAGVAPVPRDSGNVSGNLHRPRRYHRRLQRVFYTSALISIRNCDASRRFYERKRAEGKRHTQAVLALARRRVNVLWALIRDGRCFQRELPVTVAG; encoded by the coding sequence GTGGCCCAGATCTGGGCGGGTACGGACATCGGCAAGACGCACCATCACTGCGTGGTCCTGGACGCCGAGGGCAGGCGGCTGCTGTCGCGGAGAGTACTGAACGACGAGCCGGAACTGCTGGCTCTGCTCGCTGACGTCCTGGCGATCAGCGAGGACGTGGTGTGGGCGGTCGATGTTGCCGACGGTATGGCCACCCTGCTGATCAATGTGCTCCTCAACCACGGCCAGCAGCTCGTCTACATACCCGGCCTTGCGGTCAGCCGGGCATCCGCCGGCTACCGGGGCGTGGGCAAGACCGACGCCAAGGATGCGACCGTCATCGCCGACCAGGCCCGGATGCGGCGGGACCTGACGGTCCTGCGGCCGGATGACGAACGGGCCGTCGAACTGCGGATCCTCACGGACCGCCGCGCTGACCTCAACGCGGACCGCACCCGTCGGATCAATCGCCTTCGCGGTCAACTCACCAGCATCTTCCCGGCGTTGGAACGAGCAATGGATCTCGGCAACGTCGGCCCGTTGATCCTGCTGACCGGCTACCGGACCCCGGCCGCCCTGCGTCGAACCGGCCGCAGCCGACTGGAAACGTGGCTCAGGAACCGCAAGGTCCGCAGTGCCGAAGTCCTCGCCGAGGCCGCCCTGGAGGCGGCCGGGCGCCAGCACACCGCCGTCCCTGGGGAGAAGATCACCGCGCAGGTGGTCCACACCCTGGCGAAGGAGGTGATGGGCCTCAACGAGCAGATCGCCGAGATCGACAAGCTCATTGCGGCCCGGTTTCGCGACCACGAACTCGCCGAAGTGATCGAGAGCATGCCCGGCATCGGCCCGCTGATGGGCGCCGAGTTCCTCGCCGCCACCGCCGGCGATATGAGCCGCTTCGGCAGCTCCGACCGCCTGGCCAGCTTCGCGGGTGTCGCTCCCGTGCCCCGGGACTCCGGCAACGTCAGCGGCAACCTGCACCGTCCCCGGCGCTACCACCGCCGCCTGCAACGCGTCTTCTACACCTCCGCGCTCATCAGCATCCGCAACTGCGACGCATCCCGCCGCTTCTACGAACGCAAGCGCGCCGAAGGTAAACGGCATACCCAGGCGGTCCTCGCCCTGGCCCGGCGACGGGTGAATGTCCTGTGGGCCCTGATCCGTGACGGACGGTGCTTCCAAAGGGAACTCCCTGTCACAGTGGCGGGTTGA
- a CDS encoding IS66 family transposase: MAPQTYPVTTGELAALRTAVTDGIAATAARSSKTEAKHHALFQRLDRRWDDYLRWVHDPALPFDNNAAEQTIRMAKLRIKISGSLRTCAPCKEPATSPRSAPTSPPPTATASRCSTSSPTPCAADPGHPPPPNDVVNPPL, encoded by the coding sequence CTGGCCCCACAGACCTATCCAGTTACGACCGGGGAACTCGCCGCACTGCGAACCGCGGTCACCGACGGCATCGCGGCCACTGCCGCCCGGTCCTCGAAGACCGAGGCCAAGCATCACGCCCTGTTCCAGCGGCTGGACCGCCGCTGGGACGACTACCTGCGCTGGGTCCACGACCCGGCCCTGCCCTTCGACAACAACGCGGCCGAGCAGACCATCCGCATGGCGAAACTCCGCATCAAAATCTCCGGAAGCCTGCGCACCTGCGCACCCTGCAAGGAGCCCGCGACTTCGCCGCGATCCGCACCTACTTCGCCACCGCCGACCGCCACGGCCAGCAGATGCTCGACGTCCTCACCCACGCCATGCGCGGCAGACCCTGGACACCCACCACCTCCTAATGACGTTGTCAACCCGCCACTGTGA
- a CDS encoding transposase family protein: protein MLEAESTGRPGRCPDCRKRAERVHSTYQRSLDERPLGPRRVTVRLRVRRFFCDRPSCSRRTFVEQVGGLTGGTAGQASG, encoded by the coding sequence GTGCTGGAGGCGGAGTCCACGGGTCGTCCGGGCCGGTGCCCGGACTGCCGGAAGCGGGCGGAACGCGTGCACAGTACGTACCAACGCTCCCTGGACGAGAGGCCGTTGGGTCCGCGTCGAGTCACAGTCCGGCTCCGGGTGCGACGGTTCTTCTGCGACCGGCCAAGCTGTTCACGCCGGACGTTCGTCGAGCAAGTCGGCGGGCTGACCGGCGGTACCGCCGGTCAAGCATCGGGATGA
- a CDS encoding IS66 family transposase, translated as MFGAPIAPGTVASWVRRCASRLTDFAYRAVEKIAAAPLAFFDETGFRTAGARHWLHSASTGSFVHLSVHRRRGTEATDAAGYCRTSPAWPCTTPGPL; from the coding sequence CTGTTCGGCGCGCCCATCGCCCCGGGCACGGTTGCCTCCTGGGTGCGGCGCTGTGCATCGCGTCTGACGGACTTCGCCTACCGGGCGGTCGAGAAGATCGCGGCAGCCCCGCTGGCGTTCTTCGACGAGACCGGGTTCCGCACCGCCGGGGCGAGGCACTGGCTGCACTCGGCCTCCACCGGCTCCTTCGTCCACCTCAGCGTCCACCGGCGCCGAGGCACCGAGGCGACCGACGCCGCCGGATACTGCCGCACTTCACCGGCCTGGCCATGCACGACGCCTGGGCCCCTATGA